TTGGGAGCACTTCTATCAGCTCAGGAAAAGTCTGAAGCCCCAATTATTGACACTACAAAAGCGTGGAGTATACAAGGTCAGAATACATTAATGCTTAATCAGGCTGCTTTCTCAAATTGGGTTGGTGGCGGAGCTAACAATGTGGGCTGGCTTGCCGGAGTCAACTACAATCTCACTTATGAAAAAGGAAAAGATCTTTGGGAAAATATTATCATTTTAGGCTATGGACAAAACAATACCAAAGGAGTAGGGACGAGAAAAACACAGGATGTTATCAATCTGTCCACCAATTATGGTAGAGAATTCGCAGAACACTGGTATATTTCCGCAGGAGCCAGTTTACAGACTCAGTTTGCAGCAGGTTATGAAGACGGCAATAATCCTGAAGCTCCAAAGATCTCCAACTTTATGGCTCCGGGTTACTTGAATTTGGGAGCAGGAGTTACCTATCGCCCGAATGACAATTTCACAATGACCCTAAGACCTGCAAATGCCAGATGGACTTTCGTACTGGATGAAGACTTACAATATGCAGGAACTTATGGGCTTAAAAATGATGGAGATTCTTCATTATTTCAATTTGGTTTTCTAGGCACTGCTATATATAAGGTAAAAATCATGGAGAACATCAATCTGATCAATACAGGATCGGTTTTTTCTAATTACCTCGACCATCCTGAAAGATTAGTTCTTTCCTATAGTGGTGTTCTTAATATGAAGATCAATAAATTTATCTCTACGAATGTTACTTTAGATTTACTGTATGATCATAACCAGATCGAGAAGACACAGCTGAAACAAACATTGGGAGTTGGGTTTGCTTACAATTTTGATAACGGAAAAAAGAGATCTGAGAACAAAGACAATCAATCCTGGCTCAAAAAGTAAAATAAACAGGCAACTAAAAGCTGTTAGATCTTCCCTGAAACAACACTTTTGTATCTATAAAAAGACGCTGTATTCCATTTATGAAATAGAAATTCAATTAGTAAAAAAAAATTAAACTTAAAAACAGCTCAAACTATACTTTCACATTTTTTAACATTTAGAAAATCAACGAAATAGCAAAAAAAGTGAAATTCACATAAAATATCAATTATATTAACGAAATATTAAATCATAAAAAAAAATAATTATTTTTTATAAAAAGATATAAACATATCATTATTATTCATATCTTAGTGATGTATTAATCATATAAATTACAATCACATGAAAAATTTGAAAAAATTAAACAGAAATGAGTTGAAAACTATTTCAGGAAACGGGCTACTAGACAACATTACTGGTGTTGTTACAGGTACTGTTGGTGCCGTAGGTGGTGCTATTGGTGGTCTAGGAGGAGTAGTTGGTGGTGTTGTAGGTGGCGTAGTAGGAACAGTTGGCGGTGCTGTTACAGGTACTGTTGGTGTTGTAGGAACTACATTATGCAATGTTCAGTGCGTTGTTAACGGTATTGTTACGATCAAAGTACTTGCTTGCGGATCTACTTGTTAAGAAAAAATTAAGTTTAGTATGGTATAACCGCTCTTTAAAAGAGCGGTTTTTTTATTATTAAAATTGGAGATGTCTGTTTTAGGAATAACCAGAATAAATTTTAAAAAAAATAAAAAACCTTCTTTAATGATTTTAAAGAAGGTTTTTGCTTTCATGGAGATTGCCTTATTGTTAGCTTTCTATAAACTCCAACAAATCTTTATTAATAGTTTCGTGCTCTGTAGTCGGCATTCCGTGAGGGAAACCTGGGTAGGTAATCAGTTTTCCGTTCTTTAATAATTTAATTGATTTTAATGCCGCATTCGCAATAGGAACGATTTGGTCATCTTCACCATGCATAACTAAAACAGGAATATCCACGGCTTTAAGATCTTCCGTTAGATCTGTTTCAGAGAAAGCTTTGATTCCGTCGTAATGAGCTACAATTCCTCCCATTAATCCTTGTCTCCACCAGTTTCTCTGAATTCCGTCTTTTATATTTGCTCCTTCTCTGTTATAACCGTAAAACGGGAAAGTCAAATCATAATAGAATTGATTCCTATTATTCATCGTCTGGTCTCGGATGTTATCAAAAACTTCAATCGGAACACCGTCAGGATTCGTTTCACTTTTTACCATTACTGGAGGAATCGCACTGATTAGCACAGCTTTTTTCGCTCTTCCGTTAGCATATTTGTTCACATAACGGATCACTTCACCCCCCCCTGTAGAGTGACCGATATGAATTACATCTTTCAGACCTAAAAATTCAACCAGTTCTGCAGCGTCAGAAGCATATTGTTCAATCGTGTGGTTATAAATATTCTGACTGGATCTTCCGTGACCTCTTCTGTCGTGGGTAACGACTCTGTAACCTCTCTGAAGGAAGAAAATAACCTGTGCGTCCCAATCGTCTGAAGATAATGGCCATCCGTGATGAAACATCAATACTGGTCCTTGGCCTTGGTCTTTGTAAAAAATCTCTGTTCCGTCTTTTAATTTTAGTGTGCTCATAATTTACTTTTTTTATTGTTGTGATTAATATTTTGTTGTCTTAATTCTTTAGCAAATGTAGGTCGGCTAAATTCAATGTATCTTAACCTAAGTTAAAATCGTTCATTTGATATAAAATTATTTGGGCAGTACAAACTGCTTAAAAGTCCTTTTGTGGTTAATCAACCGCATTCTCACGTATCAGCTGAAACAAATCCATCGCACTGCCGTTGAATTTATTACCGTTAACGAAGAATGAAGGTGTTCCGTTCACACCGCTCATAATTCCGCTTTCAAAATCCGAATCTACTTTTTCTTCCAGCTCAGCTTTTCGAATATCTGTTTTGAACTGAGAAACATTTAATCCTATTTTTTCTGCAAGCTCAAATAAGAATAGTTCATTCAGAGATCCCTGATTTTCGTAGATCGCATCGTGCATTTCCCAGAATTTTCCCTGAAGATTGGCGGCTTCAGCTGCGATTGCGGCAGGTCTTGCATATTGATGCATTTCCGACAAAGGAAAATTCCTGAAAACAAATTTTACCTGACTTCCGAATTCTTTCATTAATTCTTTCAAAATAGGATAAGCGGCTCCGCAATACGGACACTGATAATCGCCGTATTCTACAATCACAAGGTCGGCATTGTCGTTACCTTGGGCGTGGTCAGTTGTGCTGACTGATGGTTTTAGTGACATAATTATTTTGTGTTAAGATTTTCTAAAGCTTCTAATATTCCGTCTGCGCCGGGATTGATGGCGGTAGGAGATAGGTAGCTCCATTCGATAATGCCATCTTTGTTAATGACGAATAATGCGCGTTTGCATTCTCCTTCCTCATCATCGTAAACGCCGTATTTTTTTGCTGTTTCTCCTTTCGCTTCAAAGTCAGCCAACAATGGAAAATGTAAGTTTCTGGATTGTGAAAAAGCAAGATGACACCATTTGCTGTCCACAGAGATTCCAAAGAGTTCTGCGTCATATTTATGGAAGAACTTCAAAGTTTCGTTGTATAAAGCCATCTGGTCGCTGCAAACCGGACTCCAGTCTGCGGGATAAAAAGCGAGGATGACATTTCTTCCTTTAAATTCAGATAAAGTGACTTTCTGGTCTGGTGTTGCAAACAATGTAAAATCGGGAGCAACAGTGCCTTTTTGTAACATAATATTTAGTTTTTGGGTGTTATTGAATTGAAAATTAATCCTCTACAAGTTAGCAATAAAACTGCAGGTAAAAGCAAAATCCAGTTTTTCAATATACTTAGTAAGAAGGGAGCCGTCACAGCGCCTGACAAAAAGCCCATCCACAAAAGCAAGAGATAGATTGCATTTTCCTTAGCCTCGTTCTTCTCATTTTCATCATTACTCATCGTGAATATTGCCATATTTTTAGCAAGGCTGTTCAATGTTCCGGTTACAAAATCTGTATTCACTTTCAGGGTTCCGACAGATGTTACAATCGTATTCATCATTCCCATTGCAAAACCGATGATGGCAATCGAAGGAATCACAGGAATTTGACAGTAATAATTAATAAAAGTATAAAGAATCAAAATTCCCGAAACAATATAAAAAACGATGCTTTTAACCTTGCATTTTTTCCATAATGATAAACAGGCTCCGGCATAAATTCCAATTAAAAAACTTCCAATTACCGTGACTGATGTAATGATGACTCCGAATTTCTCACTGGAAAAAGCCGCTCCCAATTGCGTGGTATTTCCACTCATAAAGGAAACATAGGTCTTCCATTTGATCAATCCCGTTGCGTCGGTATATCCTGCGATGAATGCTAAAAAGATGGCCAATTTCTCCTGTACTTTGATTTCTTCGGAAGACAGAAGAGATTTTTCCGCAATCAAAATCGTTATTTTCTAGGTTGAATAAATATTTTTTCCGAAGGGAATTTCTCAATTTCGCCTTCCTTCAAACCAAAGTTCGTTACGACAACATCTTTCGGATTTCCGGCCAGCCATTCGCTTAGATCAATGGATTCATATGTTCCGCTGTTGAATCCAATCAATACTTTGCAGACCGTATCGCCTGTATTTTTGATGTAATGTCCGGCTCCCATCGGAACATAACCGACATCACCAGCGTTAAACTGCTCCGTAACAATCGTACCTTCCGCTAAGAAAACCGACATCTCGGCCTGTCCGGAAATAAAGTACTGCCATTCATCAGCATTCGGATGCCAGTGCATTTCTCTTAAAGCACCGGGTTGAAGCTCCAGAACAGAACCAGCCATTGTTTTGCTGATGGGAAACTCTTTACTCGTTACCAATCTCTGTAAACCTCCTCCGGGAATAATTCTTGGCTGCTGAGAATGCAGTGGATAACGGTGAAGATTGGTGAGTTGTATATCAGATTCTTCAGGTCTTGCTGTGGCCACAAATGACATTTCGTCCGGAACAATTCCTGCTGCGAAATAAACTTCTTTTTGTGGTAACGCTGCCACTTCTTCAAGGGTTAATCCTAAATTCTGAGCGGCAATTTCCGGCGGTACGCTTGAAACAAAATCTGTAACGCTGAACGTATGGTCTTCGGAAAAATTACCGTTATCAAAGATCAGAATGAAATGACATTCTTCCGTTCCTGTCGCCTGGATCGAGTGACCGTAACCTTTTGGGAAATACCATACATCTCCCGGTTCAAAATTATCGATATAACTTTTTCCGTCAGGATGAATGATGGTGGTACGCACTGTCCCCGAAATCACATACGCCCATTCTGCTGCGTTGGCGTGCCAGTGCAATTCTCTCATACTTCCGGGTTGCAGTCTCATAGAAACTCCGGCAATACCGATAGAAGCGGGGAAATCTTTTACAGAAGCACCTCTTGTAGTTCCACCGTCATTAGTACGGGGATTTTGTTTTTCCAACTCATATTTGAAGCTTAAAGTTGAAGTATTCATAATATTATTACTTTTTAGTGATTATCTCTTGTTCTTAATTTCTATAGTAAAGCTACTTCCAAATCTGGCTTTTTTCAGTTTCTATTCGGTGAACAGGCAAAATCAGTCGTTGAGTTTTATGATGAGACAGATGGTGAATCGTTGCATAAGAAATTGAAAGTTGTCGGGTTACAAACAGGATTGTTTTAAACTAATGTAAAATGCATTTGGTTTAAAACAGATTGCAGGAGATAAAACACAAAGTTATTTGGTTACAAAAAGGGTTGTTTTAAACTAATGTAAAATGCATTTTGTTCCAAACAAGTTTGCGGGAAACAAAATGCAAAGTTGTCTGGTTACAAACAGGATTGTTTTAAACTAATGTAAAATGCATTTTATTCCAAACAAGTTTGCGGGAAACAAAATGCAAAGTTGTCTGGTTGCAAAACAGTTGTTTTTAAACTAAAAAAAATCACTGGATGAACCCCAATGATTTTAATTAATATATCATGTTGATTTTAAAAAGGCTGATTGTATTTGCCTGTCAATGCTTTGTTTTCGATACTTTTTGCAAAGTTAGGTGTTTCTTCGTGGTTATGAGCGTCGGAAGCAGCTTGTCTTGATGCGGCTGCATCAGCAAGATTTACATTGTGTTCTTTTAGATATTCAAACATTTCCGGCGTTGCCGTTGCGTGAATTTCGTTGGTGTACAAAGTCGTGCTGTCATCAATTTTTGTCGCTTTCAGTTCCCATAAAACCTGAACTTTCGTTCTTCCGTTTTTGGTAATGGAATCGGAGATTGATAACATTCTGCAGTAATCCGGGCGATAAGCTGTGGCTACATAATGCTGAACCATCAAAGCATCTCCGATTGTTTCAACATTTAGCGAAACCGGTTCGCCGTCGAAAGTGGTAGAAATAGCTGCTCCTATGTGCTGGGTTGAGCATCTTTGATATTCGGCATCGGGTAAATTTAATAACCAATCTGCGATGTTAACTTTTTCGAATGGTGTATTGATAATAGCGGTTACGCTTGAGTGAGACAATGCGTTTTCCGGTGTTTGTAGAATTTCCATAATGTTTTGGTTTTAATTGTTTGTATTAATTGATGATGTAAAGCTACAGGCAACTCAATGGAAAATCAACTGGAGTTCGATGAACAGGCGAAAACTGTCGTTGGATGCGTACTTATATTTATTAACGAATAGAAAGAAATAGTAACTTTAATATATATCACTTTTGTCATTCCGTAGGAATCTAAATTATTATTTAAATACTTTGTTGAGATTCCTACGGAATGACAAAAGCGAGAAGCCTTTATTATAAACAAAAAAATCACTGCATTTTACAGTGATTTTTATATGATTAATACTATTTAAAAAGCCATTTTCTGATCAGCTTTGTATAATTAGGCATTACAACAAAAACCATCAGGAAGACAATACATCCTGAAATCAGAAGTCCGTCTGAATAATGATTAGCAGGAATTTTTAACAACCTTAAAAAGGGGAGAAGTACCAATGGAATCAGCAATGACAAAGGATAAATGGCTGACCAGGTTACTAGAAACTGCTTCCAACGTACAGGAACCTTTGTTTCATTTTCGGTTTCAAAAAGAAAATCTAGCCCGGATTTTATTTTATAATAGTCATTTTTTCTGAACAGTGGTGCAGCTTTGTCAATGAGTCTTTTACGGGCATCAGAATCCATCCAGCTTCGGAGATTTTCAATCGTATCAAATCTGATAATAACAGTATAGACAAAGGTAAGACCTTTAATTGGACGTACAATCTGATGGTCTATGAAACCTTTTGAATCTCGGGTTAAAGGAACAATTTCATCCAGCCATTGTTCGTATTCCTGCTGTTTTCCATCCAGGATATGATGTGAAATTACTACGGATGCACCTTGATTTTCCATATCATCAGTTTTTTTACAAATTTAAAAGGCTCTTTTGTATTGCCAAGGGATTTCTGTATCAAGCTCCAGTTCGATTGCAGAGTGAATTGCAAAATAAGGATCTCTCAAATGCTCTCTTGCAATGATAACCAGGTCTGCTTTGTTGTCGCTGATAATTTCGTTAGCTTGTTTTGCAGACGTGATCATTCCGACAGCGCCTGTTAAAAGCCCTGTTTTTTCTTTAATAGCAGTAGCAAAAGGAATCTGATAACCCGGAAAAACTCTGTCTTTGCTTACATTGGTAAAGCCACCGCCTGATGCGGTAATAAAATCTACACCTTCCTTTTTAAGGATTTCTGCAAGCCGGATGCTGTTATCAAGTGTCCAGCTTTCCTCGGTTTCTACATAATCTACAGCAGAGATTCTTACAAGTAAAGGCATTGTTTCAGGAATCACTTTTCTCACTTCCTGAACAGTTTCCACTAAAAAGCGGATTCGGTTTTCAAAACTTCCACCGTATTCATCTGTTCTTTTATTGATTAATGCTGAATAAAACTGATGAAAAAGATAACCGTGTCCTGCGTGAAGCTCAATCGTATCAAAACCAGCTTCCACCGCTCTTACAGCAGCTTGGGCAAACTTATTTTTAAGCTCCTGAATTTCTGCAACGGATAACTCTTGAGGAATCACTCCGTTAATTTCTGTGGGTGAGGAACACTTTACAATCCATCCGCCTTCTTCTACAGTAAGAGGTTTCATTCTTTCGTTGGGATGCTTTAGGCTTCCTTTTCCTCCGGAATGCCAAAGCTGAATCCCTATTTTAGCATTCTGCTCGTGGACAAAACCCACAATGTTTTTCCAGGCATTTTGCTGCTCGTCGTTCCAGATTCCCACATCGCTTAAAGTGGCTAAACCCTCGGGAGAAACGGCGGTGCATTCGGTAAGGATAAGACCGGCGCCACCGACAGCACGGCTTCCTAAATGGACAAGATGCCAGTTACCGGGAATTCCGTTTTTTGCGCTGTACTGCTGCATGGGAGATAATACAATCCTGTTTTTAAGTTCAAGACTGCGTAGTTGTATAGGACTAAATAAATTCATTGTTTAAGATTTAATATTTTGTAATTGATGTAAAAATTTTTCAGCTTCTGAAAGTGATGATGTGATAATACTCTGTACCATTTTCAAAGCTTCTGCTGATTGCTGGTTTTGTGCGGAAGTCATTTCCAAAAACTCCAGTTTTTCTTCTAATAAAGGTAATAATCCCATGATGGCAACACTGGATTTCAGATCATGCGCTCTCAGTTTTACAATCGTAAAATCTGCGTTTTCATAAGCCGATTCCATTTCCTGAATATGATACGGAATTTTGTCTAAAAACTGCTGTGTGACAGTTCTTTCAAAATCTTTGTCACCATTGCTGATAGACTTCATGTAAGTAAGATCAATATATTGATAAACAGTAACTTCTTCTTTAATTTCTGCTTCCTTATTTTTATCTTTTTTTAATCCGAAACCTGAAATTAATTTAAATAATTCATCTTCATTGACCGGTTTGGAAATATATTCGTTCATGCCTCGGCTCAGGCATTTTTCTCTTTCTCCAGCCAATGCGTGTGCGGTCATTGCAATAATTGGAAGGTTCAGGTTCAATTCTTCACGGATTTTTTGTGTTGCAGTATAGCCGTCCATTTGTGGCATCTGAATGTCCATTAAAACCAGATCGCAATCATTATTTTTAAGATATTCTACTGCTTCCAGACCGTTGTTTGCAGTGTCAAAATCGATGTTCCATTGCGATAGTAGATGTTTCATCAGACTTTGATTGATCGCATTATCATCCACGACCAAAACTTTCAAAGGTGTATTGGATCTATCTTTAAAATATTGTGTATCCACTGCAGGAATTACGTTAATCTGTTCTCCCGCAATGGCATAAGGAATGTAAAAATGAAAAGTCGTGCCCTTTCCCTGTTCGCTCATTACCTCAATGTCCCCATTTTGCAATTGAATTAAACTTTTCACAATGGATAAGCCAAGTCCGGTTCCGCCATAATTTCTTGTTGTAGAATCTTCGCCCTGGTTGAATCTTTCAAAGACTTCGCTAAGTTTTTCTTTATCGATTCCAATTCCTGTATCTGAGACTTTAAAACCTACAACAACTTCATTTTCAGTTTGATGCTTATTGTAGATCTCAATAGTAATGCGCCCCTGATGTGTAAATTTAATAGCATTTCCAATGAGGTTAACCAAAATCTGAGTGAGTCTCGTTGCATCACCATTTAAAGTGTCGGGAATAGATGGATCTATTTTGCTGGAGATCGTTAATCCTTTTTCTTTGGCACGCTCCACAAAAAATGTTTCTACCGAATTCACCAACCCATTGATACTGAATATTCCTTTGGTGATACGCATCATTCCGGCTTCGATTTTTGATAAATCCAGGATATCATTGATAATGGCCATCAGATTTTCTCCTGAGCGTTGAATGGATGATACAAATTCTTTTGAAGTTTCATCCAATGGTCTTTTCTGCAAAAGGTTCGTAAAGCCCAAGATTCCGCTCAGAGGTGTTCTGATTTCGTGGCTCATATTGGCTAAAAAATTTTCTTTGGTCTGTGCGGCAACCGAAGCTTTTTTCTCCGCAACATCCAATTCCTGGATCAGCAATCTTTGACGTTTAAACTGGCGAAGAATATGATAGCCAACGATAGATCCGCTTAAGATCAAAAGAATCAGCAAGGAAATATCATACAATCTGGCTTTCTGTCCCATTTCCTCGTTTTTTTTGCTGAGATCTACCATATGAATTTTTCGACTTTCATAGATCTTTGCGGTAATAGAAGTGATTTCGTTCGATATTTTTCTGGCTCTTGGATTAGCAATGGAAGTCTGATCGTCCATATTTCCGAGGGTATGATAACGAAGCAATAATTTGTCCTTCGTTGTTTTCTTGTCCATCGCGAGAATACTCAATCGGTGAATTAATCTTTCTTCTTCCGCATCGGCATTGTCTTTGGAAAGGGAATCTAAAAAGTTTTCTATCTGATTGATCTTTTGGTCGATTCCTTCAAGGTGAGTGGTGTCATTGGTTGCAATGGAGGCTCTGATTCTGCTTTCAACGCCTAAAATATCACGGTCAATTTCACGCAAATGGTTGCTTGAACGTAATTCTTCGAGAAGTTTGTTATTGTTACGGATAAGTTCCTTCGTATTTTGGGCTGAATTGATCTGAACTGCAATCAATAGGAGAGACCCCGCAATAAATGTGAGGATGATAAAATAGCTGAAGCGCTTGTTGTTCATTACTGAGGATATCTTTTTCATAAGTCTGTTATATTGACTTTAAAATTATTGTTGACCACCCCGTCAAAAATTCTTCGAATTTTCGCCACCCCTCCAAAAGAGGGGAATTTTTGCATTGCAATTGGAACGGCGAATTGTTTCAGCCCGGCTTGAGCGGAGCTCTTTTTGTCATTGCGATTGCTGAATAGTTCAACAGATTGCTTCACTTCGTTCGCAATGACAAAAAAGCGGGAGCGGAAGGCGGATTAAGCTGCCCAAATCCTAAAAAACATTCATTCTCGTATTGAGTGCTTTTCTGTATGCATCTGCAACAGGAATGAATTTTCCGTTAATCATAATTCCGCCGTCCTGAAGCGTATCAATTTTACCGACAGAAACGATGTAAGATCGATGAACTCTGATGAAATAATCTTTCGGTAGACGTTCTTCCGCCGTTTTCATCTTGCCGTGGATAGCAAACATTTTTTCTCTTGTATAGAACTTAACGTAGTCGCCCATTGCTTCTGCATACAAAATATCATCCAGTTTCAGGCGTCTTGTAATATTGGAATCCCGTACGAAAAGAAACTCGTCTTTTGTGATTTCTACATTTTCCTTTCGGCTTTCAAGAATAGCCTGTGCTTTGCTAACTGCCTGTAAAAATCTTGCCGGCATCACAGGTTTTAACAGGTAATCTGCGATATTAAGTTCAAAAGCTTCGAGTGCATATTCTTTATTAGATGTAGTGAAAATGATGATCGTTTCTTTTCCTGAGAGATTTTTGGTGAGTTCTATCCCTGACATTTCAGGCATTTCGATGTCTAAGAAAATTAGATCAACAGGATGGGTCTGCAGATAATTGTAAGCTTCAATCGCGTTGGAAAATTCATTGACAATTGTAAGACTCGGAATTTGTTTTGCCAAATGTGATAATGTTGTTCTTGCAATGTCGTTGTCATCGACGATTAAAGCTTTCATAGGGATAGTTATTTATGATTTTACACAAATATAATTATTCCTTTTTTCTTTTCCCAATTATCTGAAATATGAACGGATCATCCAGGCCATTTCTTCGTGGGTTTCCATCAATCCCGTAATGAAATCGCTGGTTCCGTAATCTTTGAATTCTTCGGCAAAAGGGGTGATGTTTCCTCGTAGGAATTCAATGATGCTTTCGTGGTCGCTCAACAGGTCTTTCATATAGCCTAAACCGTCGTTGGTTCTGTCGCTGTATTCTGTAAGATGGGTTAATTCAAGATAGATTTTCATTGTTGCAGGGGCATAATGTCCTATTTTACGCATACGTTCTGCAACGCTGTCAATCAGTTCATCCAATTGTTTGTATTGCTCTTCGAAAAAAATGTGATTGGCGTGGAAATTATCTCC
Above is a genomic segment from Chryseobacterium geocarposphaerae containing:
- a CDS encoding redoxin domain-containing protein → MLQKGTVAPDFTLFATPDQKVTLSEFKGRNVILAFYPADWSPVCSDQMALYNETLKFFHKYDAELFGISVDSKWCHLAFSQSRNLHFPLLADFEAKGETAKKYGVYDDEEGECKRALFVINKDGIIEWSYLSPTAINPGADGILEALENLNTK
- a CDS encoding cupin domain-containing protein, encoding MNTSTLSFKYELEKQNPRTNDGGTTRGASVKDFPASIGIAGVSMRLQPGSMRELHWHANAAEWAYVISGTVRTTIIHPDGKSYIDNFEPGDVWYFPKGYGHSIQATGTEECHFILIFDNGNFSEDHTFSVTDFVSSVPPEIAAQNLGLTLEEVAALPQKEVYFAAGIVPDEMSFVATARPEESDIQLTNLHRYPLHSQQPRIIPGGGLQRLVTSKEFPISKTMAGSVLELQPGALREMHWHPNADEWQYFISGQAEMSVFLAEGTIVTEQFNAGDVGYVPMGAGHYIKNTGDTVCKVLIGFNSGTYESIDLSEWLAGNPKDVVVTNFGLKEGEIEKFPSEKIFIQPRK
- a CDS encoding alpha/beta fold hydrolase, whose product is MSTLKLKDGTEIFYKDQGQGPVLMFHHGWPLSSDDWDAQVIFFLQRGYRVVTHDRRGHGRSSQNIYNHTIEQYASDAAELVEFLGLKDVIHIGHSTGGGEVIRYVNKYANGRAKKAVLISAIPPVMVKSETNPDGVPIEVFDNIRDQTMNNRNQFYYDLTFPFYGYNREGANIKDGIQRNWWRQGLMGGIVAHYDGIKAFSETDLTEDLKAVDIPVLVMHGEDDQIVPIANAALKSIKLLKNGKLITYPGFPHGMPTTEHETINKDLLEFIES
- a CDS encoding LytR/AlgR family response regulator transcription factor, whose product is MKALIVDDNDIARTTLSHLAKQIPSLTIVNEFSNAIEAYNYLQTHPVDLIFLDIEMPEMSGIELTKNLSGKETIIIFTTSNKEYALEAFELNIADYLLKPVMPARFLQAVSKAQAILESRKENVEITKDEFLFVRDSNITRRLKLDDILYAEAMGDYVKFYTREKMFAIHGKMKTAEERLPKDYFIRVHRSYIVSVGKIDTLQDGGIMINGKFIPVADAYRKALNTRMNVF
- a CDS encoding Dps family protein; this encodes MKTKIGITEKNTQAVADQLAKLLADETVLYIKTRNAHWNVTGDNFHANHIFFEEQYKQLDELIDSVAERMRKIGHYAPATMKIYLELTHLTEYSDRTNDGLGYMKDLLSDHESIIEFLRGNITPFAEEFKDYGTSDFITGLMETHEEMAWMIRSYFR
- a CDS encoding ATP-binding protein; the encoded protein is MKKISSVMNNKRFSYFIILTFIAGSLLLIAVQINSAQNTKELIRNNNKLLEELRSSNHLREIDRDILGVESRIRASIATNDTTHLEGIDQKINQIENFLDSLSKDNADAEEERLIHRLSILAMDKKTTKDKLLLRYHTLGNMDDQTSIANPRARKISNEITSITAKIYESRKIHMVDLSKKNEEMGQKARLYDISLLILLILSGSIVGYHILRQFKRQRLLIQELDVAEKKASVAAQTKENFLANMSHEIRTPLSGILGFTNLLQKRPLDETSKEFVSSIQRSGENLMAIINDILDLSKIEAGMMRITKGIFSINGLVNSVETFFVERAKEKGLTISSKIDPSIPDTLNGDATRLTQILVNLIGNAIKFTHQGRITIEIYNKHQTENEVVVGFKVSDTGIGIDKEKLSEVFERFNQGEDSTTRNYGGTGLGLSIVKSLIQLQNGDIEVMSEQGKGTTFHFYIPYAIAGEQINVIPAVDTQYFKDRSNTPLKVLVVDDNAINQSLMKHLLSQWNIDFDTANNGLEAVEYLKNNDCDLVLMDIQMPQMDGYTATQKIREELNLNLPIIAMTAHALAGEREKCLSRGMNEYISKPVNEDELFKLISGFGLKKDKNKEAEIKEEVTVYQYIDLTYMKSISNGDKDFERTVTQQFLDKIPYHIQEMESAYENADFTIVKLRAHDLKSSVAIMGLLPLLEEKLEFLEMTSAQNQQSAEALKMVQSIITSSLSEAEKFLHQLQNIKS
- a CDS encoding DsbA family protein, whose amino-acid sequence is MSLKPSVSTTDHAQGNDNADLVIVEYGDYQCPYCGAAYPILKELMKEFGSQVKFVFRNFPLSEMHQYARPAAIAAEAANLQGKFWEMHDAIYENQGSLNELFLFELAEKIGLNVSQFKTDIRKAELEEKVDSDFESGIMSGVNGTPSFFVNGNKFNGSAMDLFQLIRENAVD
- a CDS encoding antibiotic biosynthesis monooxygenase; the protein is MENQGASVVISHHILDGKQQEYEQWLDEIVPLTRDSKGFIDHQIVRPIKGLTFVYTVIIRFDTIENLRSWMDSDARKRLIDKAAPLFRKNDYYKIKSGLDFLFETENETKVPVRWKQFLVTWSAIYPLSLLIPLVLLPFLRLLKIPANHYSDGLLISGCIVFLMVFVVMPNYTKLIRKWLFK
- a CDS encoding bacteriocin-like protein, with the protein product MKNLKKLNRNELKTISGNGLLDNITGVVTGTVGAVGGAIGGLGGVVGGVVGGVVGTVGGAVTGTVGVVGTTLCNVQCVVNGIVTIKVLACGSTC
- a CDS encoding NADH:flavin oxidoreductase/NADH oxidase is translated as MNLFSPIQLRSLELKNRIVLSPMQQYSAKNGIPGNWHLVHLGSRAVGGAGLILTECTAVSPEGLATLSDVGIWNDEQQNAWKNIVGFVHEQNAKIGIQLWHSGGKGSLKHPNERMKPLTVEEGGWIVKCSSPTEINGVIPQELSVAEIQELKNKFAQAAVRAVEAGFDTIELHAGHGYLFHQFYSALINKRTDEYGGSFENRIRFLVETVQEVRKVIPETMPLLVRISAVDYVETEESWTLDNSIRLAEILKKEGVDFITASGGGFTNVSKDRVFPGYQIPFATAIKEKTGLLTGAVGMITSAKQANEIISDNKADLVIIAREHLRDPYFAIHSAIELELDTEIPWQYKRAF
- a CDS encoding DUF3078 domain-containing protein, whose protein sequence is MKKILLPLSISLGALLSAQEKSEAPIIDTTKAWSIQGQNTLMLNQAAFSNWVGGGANNVGWLAGVNYNLTYEKGKDLWENIIILGYGQNNTKGVGTRKTQDVINLSTNYGREFAEHWYISAGASLQTQFAAGYEDGNNPEAPKISNFMAPGYLNLGAGVTYRPNDNFTMTLRPANARWTFVLDEDLQYAGTYGLKNDGDSSLFQFGFLGTAIYKVKIMENINLINTGSVFSNYLDHPERLVLSYSGVLNMKINKFISTNVTLDLLYDHNQIEKTQLKQTLGVGFAYNFDNGKKRSENKDNQSWLKK
- a CDS encoding YoaK family protein translates to MIAEKSLLSSEEIKVQEKLAIFLAFIAGYTDATGLIKWKTYVSFMSGNTTQLGAAFSSEKFGVIITSVTVIGSFLIGIYAGACLSLWKKCKVKSIVFYIVSGILILYTFINYYCQIPVIPSIAIIGFAMGMMNTIVTSVGTLKVNTDFVTGTLNSLAKNMAIFTMSNDENEKNEAKENAIYLLLLWMGFLSGAVTAPFLLSILKNWILLLPAVLLLTCRGLIFNSITPKN